In SAR324 cluster bacterium, one genomic interval encodes:
- a CDS encoding DUF302 domain-containing protein, with translation MSLINSPYGIKRKTTLSYDDAVKKVTETLKLEGFGILTEIDVKATLKKKLDKDFSRYLILGACNPPLAFKALTEEIDIGLLLPCNVVVYEEPGTGETVVAAIDPGTMVQVTGRKDMDDFANQVREKLTRAIESV, from the coding sequence ATGAGTTTGATCAACAGCCCTTATGGAATAAAAAGAAAAACCACTTTGTCTTATGATGACGCAGTCAAAAAAGTCACTGAAACACTGAAGCTGGAAGGTTTCGGGATTTTGACCGAAATTGATGTCAAAGCGACACTCAAGAAGAAACTGGACAAGGATTTCAGCCGTTACCTCATTTTGGGCGCCTGCAATCCACCGTTGGCCTTCAAAGCGCTGACCGAGGAAATCGACATCGGCTTGCTGTTGCCGTGCAATGTTGTGGTTTATGAAGAACCGGGCACAGGTGAAACCGTAGTTGCGGCAATTGATCCGGGAACCATGGTTCAGGTGACAGGACGCAAGGACATGGATGATTTCGCAAATCAGGTTCGAGAAAAATTGACCAGAGCTATTGAAAGCGTCTGA